The following coding sequences lie in one Periophthalmus magnuspinnatus isolate fPerMag1 chromosome 24, fPerMag1.2.pri, whole genome shotgun sequence genomic window:
- the LOC117393213 gene encoding protein eva-1 homolog A isoform X2 translates to MNPIINSTSSPGMPLISNALAAYTYVSDHPERAALFFVIGICLGLFLTLFALVLQISCRTDCPPRQQRPPVKKRGGRPLDTSTDSSDSDSDWDTASDLSARRHRRFERTLNMNVFTSAEELERAQRLEERERIIREIWMNGQPDIPGTRSLNRYY, encoded by the exons ATGAACCCCATCATCAACTCCACCTCCAGTCCAGGGATGCCGCTCATCAGCAACGCCCTGGCAGCTTACACATATGTATCAG ACCACCCGGAGCGAGCCGCACTGTTCTTCGTCATCGGCATCTGCCTGGGGCTCTTCCTCACGCTCTTCGCCCTGGTGCTGCAGATCTCGTGCCGCACCGACTGCCCGCCCCGACAGCAGCGCCCCCCGGTGAAAAAACGCGGCGGGCGCCCCCTGGACACCTCCACCGACTCCAGCGACTCGGACTCGGATTGGGACACCGCCTCCGACCTGTCCGCGCGCAGGCACCGGCGCTTCGAACGCACCCTCAACATGAACGTTTTCACCTCCGCCGAAGAGctggagagagcacagagactggaggagcgCGAGAGGATTATCAGAGAGATTTGGATGAACGGACAGCCAGACATACCAGGGACCAGGAGTTTGAACCGATATTAttga